GAGCAAAAGGAAAATGGCGACCAGACCGGGGAAGAAAAGCAGCCCCCAGATGCGCGACTACAGGAGATCCTTAAATCCTTAGCGCCCGGGGGTGTCATGCTCCCCGACGGGCGTGTCGTGGTTCCCCCCAACGTCAAACGGCCTGACTCCGATCCACAACAAAGGTAGACCCGGCGGTTCCGACAAACGCAATTGTCCCATCAGGAGATAAAAGTGAGAGGTCCGTATTCCCGCAGGTCCAGTTCATGCGCAGCAGTGCTTCTGGTGTTTTCGGTAATTCTTATACTCATTGCAACGAACCTGCTTGCAGCGATACCAACGCTGCAGGCCACGAGCAGCTCGACAGCAGCGACTGGTGCCGGCCACTCGATGCAGTTCGAGGTCGTCTCAATCAAGCTTCGGGCTCAGACCGGAGGCGGAGCAGTCAACTTCGGCGACGCACCGCGAAGTGCGAATCCAGCCGGCGCGATTAGCTCCGGACCATGCGGGGGTGGCTTTATCCAACTCAGCCCAAGGCGGTTTGCCGTCAATAGCATTACCGTTTACAAGCTGATTGCCCTGGTCTTTGGAATCAATTGCCGCGCTTCGGCTGAAATCGGGTTATTACAAGGTGGACCTGCCTGGCTGAGATCGGATACATACGATATTCAGGCGGTCATTCCAGATGGCACTTCCAGTTATGCAGTGCACCAACTCAATGAGGGGCGGGCTCCGGAGCTACAGACAATGCTGCAGGGAATGCTGGCCGACGACTTCAAGCTATCCACGCACAACGATGTAAAAAGTGGGCTCGTATATAACCTTGTCATTGCCAAACCGGGACATGTCAAGTTGTCGGAAGATCAGAACGATACCCCAGCCGGGGACGGACAACCCTCCGGGGCGGAGGCGAATGCTT
The Terriglobia bacterium genome window above contains:
- a CDS encoding TIGR03435 family protein, yielding MFSVILILIATNLLAAIPTLQATSSSTAATGAGHSMQFEVVSIKLRAQTGGGAVNFGDAPRSANPAGAISSGPCGGGFIQLSPRRFAVNSITVYKLIALVFGINCRASAEIGLLQGGPAWLRSDTYDIQAVIPDGTSSYAVHQLNEGRAPELQTMLQGMLADDFKLSTHNDVKSGLVYNLVIAKPGHVKLSEDQNDTPAGDGQPSGAEANASSRTFSLRLDPLEGRANIVAKRAPLSLLIDVFQGLDGRFVIDKTGFNGLIDIPSQSLDLGPFTIGTSVWPEILRLLGMKLERTEAPIEILTIDRISRPAEI